tgaagccgatgaaccatctcttacacaacgtcgtataaaattgtctttacaatacattactaaattatactctaatgaatctaaccctgcccataactgtgttttcaatcccctttatgaggacttatacaacaaaaaatcttctcttgttccgcctcttggactgagaattaagccatttattgctgtttccggcattgagctggaaagtatagctccttcccgtcttctttcttctcctccttggcaattggttaggccacaagttgacctaacattaacatcatttaaaaaatcagaaaccaatgaattacagtatagacaagaatatcatcaattaaaaagtaaatacagcaactataaatctatatacacagatgggtccaaggacggcagcacagtggcttgtgccactgtcattggatccagaacaatatcttctagattaccggataacagctctattttcactgctgaagctaacgccatattaacggctcgtaaatatattcaaagacatcctaaacagaaacaatacataatctattcagactctctttcttgccttcaggctattaaaaatatttcttgcaaacatccacttttaatagaaattattgaactgtgtaatgatcttgcaactggccaatacgacatcgtcttctgttggttacccagccatgtaggaatctcaggtaacacattggctgaccttgctgctaaagcagcactcaacaaatctgtgacaccacttcttattccttacagtgattataaagccaccattagatcttcaatacccgtgatctgatgcagaagaagtgggacacccaagtgggtataaacacattacatgcgataaaacccactgttggttatacctacttgggttgtcagtccagatttgaagaggtcattatgcgacaatatcgcattggccacacaagatacacacatgaatatatattaaaaggtgaggatcctcctttttgtatcccttgtgatgaaagaatcacagtcaagcatatcttgcttgactgtgttgagtattccatcacaagggacatttatttcaattcaagaacaatgaaggatctttttaacaataccagttctcatttaatcataggaTTTTTAAAAGCATTAGATCTGTtagctgatttgtaaatagatatatattttataattggaagtttaaattagtaactcaaattgttagtggctgtaccctcaaagggggttaaagtactgaaaaattattgtcctcttgagagggtacgtaagtcctgaaacatttgatctaaatttaaggtttccaggtttttaatcgcagtatttttgttattttaatgtatggctaattctccACATAAAATCCAatgactgaagggatgatgtgaatccagctagggtccatgcaggtagcaaaagtaatgtaagtccccatggtccctagtatggtgatctaccttcagttgttggcaatccatagcccagttttatattgtattgtcctcttatagttgaactgttctagatctagttactagttttacattctctgtgatattctagttgttttactgtcctttgttgacagtttttttatgatataaatatattccatttcatgttaaattgttctcgtcacgatatggctgaaatattgccgatgtgacgttaaatattcactcactcactcactcactcactcactcactcactcactcactcactcactcactcactctgaaaccCCATCCGATGACAGTGTTAAGTTTTGAGCTGAAAACTGATGTTCCTGTTGCCATTCCTGAAATATACTACTTTTGAGAAGGGTAGATGATTAACATCGGTTTCCTCACTCCAGCCTGCTCAAGAGATTTGTTGCCATgttaaatgtgaaatatatctgtaatataacACAACTATTTACCATTATACAATACATCGATTACCCCTGAAGATGTgtttagaattgaccttcaggaatcgggtggtcaaactcactgacttgcttgacacgtcatcatatcccaattacgtagataggtgctcatgctgttgatcactagaatgGCTTGTCcacactccattatttacagaccgcccccatgaGCTTAGCAAACCCATTGTTAAAGAAGTGCAATAATCTCGAACACAGTGTAAACTCAATTTACTTCTCAGTATTGAAAACATGGCAAAGTAACATGATGATAGGAATGTAGAAGACTGGTGCTTTCTTGTCCAAAATATGAGACAGTGATTTAATACTGCCATGGCTACAAGTGCTTGGTCTGTGATGAGAGGTAAAAGGTTTGAGCTGCTGGTGACGCCAGCTGACATCTCCATCCTGATGCAGCATGTGTTGACGTGTGCAGGATCATGGCAGTCCAACGGTCCTGCCATGAAGCATGTATACCAACAAGTTTTTCCAAAGTCAGACATGCAGAGTTGTGCATGATTTGACGTAGACAAACTGACAGACACTACTGAAGCTGTTGATGTATGGAGGATGGAAGTTGGTGCAGCAGCCAAGAGAACACCAGCACTCTGAGACCAAACTGTTCCATAGTTAGGCAGAACACAAGCATCCTGGGATGATGATCTATCATGAGGCAGAACACCAACACTCAGGGAATAAATTCCTCAGTTAGGCAGAGCACCAGAAATGTAGGACCATGTTCAATAGTTAGGCGGAGCACTATCATTCTGCTACCACTGGCCTTTGACCAGTTGCATGGTTAGACAGAACACCAACACTCAGGAAACAAGTTTCACAGTTAGGCAAAACACCAGCATTCGGAGACCATGCTCCAAAGATAGGCAGGACACTCAGGGAACAAGTTCCACAGTTAGGCAAAGCACTGGCATTCTGAGATCATACTCCGAACTTAGGCAGAGCACGATCAATCTTGGACCATCTCGTGTAGTTTGGCAGAACACTGGCAGCCTAGGACAGTGTTCCATAGTTGGACAGAACACCATCACTCAGTGAACAAGTTCCACAGTTAGGCAGTGCACTAGCAATCTGGGACCATGTTAATACATACTTGCTTATATCGGTACTAAATATTATACCAAAGTACACATAACATCTTTTTCACAAAAGAGAAGGGCAATTTATttttacgactttgtttatatttcatgttCAGCTTCAAATTCCATCCCAAAATGCAAAGTTACAATGGATTTAATGACACACTAATACTTTTTAATGTTACTAGGCTTCACTGACTTtggcagcaatatttcagcaatattcagacaTTCTTGTGACACCTGTTCCATGTCTTTTACAGGATTCAAGCTGTATGCTCCTACTGTGCATATGTCCTGTTCCGCAACAGACTGTGCCCCATCCTCATGTTGTGGTTCCGACGCTGCCAGAAATGGTTCTATGTACTGCTCTTGGCGCTGATCCTGTTGGTGGTCTATGTCATGATCAGCATCCTCACCAAGCCAAGGGTCATTCCAGGGTCCATCGTTCCATCCGCCAACTTTGAAATATCGCTGGTGAAGCAACCGGATCGTCCTATCATCATGATCACCTACTGGGGCCGTTTGGGTAATCATATGTTCGAGTATGGAACCCTACTTGGAGTTGCGAAACGAAATGGCATGATTCCCATCATTCCGAAACAGATAGATCTGCTTGACGTGTTTAATCTTCCGACTCAGCAAGGCGATCTAGATTTGTTAGATATGCATTATATATACAATGAAGAGAAGGCGGCAGCATATTTTAACAAGACAGAGCATCTTAAACCGTACAATGCCCTGCTAGCTGGGTACTACCAGTCATGGAAATACTTTGAAAATGTCAAAGATGAACtgatatcaaaacattttgtttataaGGATGAGATCAAAAAGAAGGCGAAAAAATTTTTAGAAAAAGTGTTGacattaaaaaataaacatggTGCAGCTTTGGTAGGAGTTCATGTACGAAGGGGAGATTTTGTTCGTCAGACTTTGAAAGGGTACACAGCAGCTCCATtgtcatatttttatcaagCTATGAATTATTTCCGGAAGAAGTATGGTAATGTGTTGTTCATCGTGTGTAGCAATGATATCTTTTGGGCTGAGGATAATTTGGATATTGGACCTGATGTGTATTACTCTCACAATCCTGATGGAAATGTCGACCTGGCAGTTTTAACCAGTTGCAGTCACATGATCATCACAGCAGGATCGTACTCGTGGTGGGCAGGGTATATGGTGCCAGGAGATGTCGTCTACTTCAAAGGATTTCCACAACCAAACACAAAGATCGGCAATATGACAGTCCGAGAGGATTACTACCCTCCTCACTGGATTCCCATGTGATCAATTTTTGTAGAAATATCGTTCTAACAGGCTTACCCCAGTTCCACAAAAAGATCTTAAAGCTAAGATGATCGTAGCTCTTTCACTTTAACACTGAGCTGCGACATAGTAGCTCTGAGGCTATGATAAGTGcagtggggtatcctagtgggtACTTaaggcattcacttgtcacatcGAAAGCCCAGGTTTGTTAAAAAAGTCAGTCTAAACTTAGGTTCATCATTGTTCGTTAACTGCTCTGCTGAGTCCTAACAAACCCAAGCTGACGGTCACCTCAGCTAACATTTGAGCGACCGATGACTGTCCAGTCAAATGTGACATAACCAATCAAACAATAGCTACTATTTAGGGTTCGATGGGATTTACAAAATTTTCTCTTCCCAGGTTGTTGCCACTGATctgtcaacaaacaaaaatctgcataaaacaaatatttgaccAGCAGCATATACacatagtttgttttttttctgatgacatCATGAAATATTAACAAGACCACTATTTTTCGCAGTCGTTAACTCTCTGTTGTGAATAATGACGTCCTCCATATGTATCACTCAGAAGTAATCAtgtggaaaatagcattcagaattaTTTAAGTACAAATGTTTTTGAGGTAAGAGTTCAAAGGGTATGTGCAGATATTTATCTTTAGCGATTTGGTAAACTGTGTTATGATGGGTCAATGTAAAAGGATAGCTAAAGCAACCTTCTACTTGGGTTTGCTAGATTCAGTATaccagtgtaacgaataatattGAGTctgtgacttagactgaaaaggAGAGCAGGGAGCAGTTCCCGAAAGTGATCATAGCACTGAGACAGTTCTAACATTCATGTTTCAACATTCACTCGTGACAATCAAAGTGCTGTGAACACTTACTGATGCCTCTCTGTAATGGGGTTGAAAATTTATAGGTtggtatatactggacaaaataagttacgGGTTGTGGTATTTTtaggactgatattttatcagtatgtcaatgaataaatacatcattattcataatttcaaagttTATCATATATCtcttaactatttttgtccaataTATTTTAGATCTTTGCTTCAGAACCCTGATAATCGTCTACAGGGTTGCCTCCCTTAGTTGTCCCAGAAGACAATGATTATGGGTTCAAATCTTAGATGCTCCCTTGTATTACTTTGTAGGTCTTTCATCATCCCCATGCAAGGTTGCATTTTGTGCATATCTTTGGAATTTTCTTGCTTTGTCTAGTTAAGACACATGACGACACGTAATATATTGTTAAATGTGTAAAAGGCCATGCATACTCAGATTCTGTCTAAAATAGACATGATAGAAATTGTCTGGTCAGAATGATTGCATGTAATGTGCATTATGTTTCTAAATGCATCATGCATTATGTTTCTAAATGTattctgtttgtaaatattgtcaTAAGATCTGTGCTGTCATGTGTTTTTACTTTTAGGAAGTAAGAAATTTTTTTTCTGTAGTTCTCTCctgtttttgaaatatatttttatatttagtCATAAATAAAAGAGTTTCAGTGGATAGATATATCGGTAATTGTGACATATATTATTACATTGTTGTTATTTAGTAAAATGTTTCTGTTAACTGTTGCATGTTTTTTACTTTGTCATGTCATACACATGTTGAATTGAATCAATCagtatggttttatttcataagAAAATTTGCATTGTAGTATGTATGCATTGCcatcaaatatatattatgCCAATCAAAATAACACTGAGTGAGATAGTTTCAAAGTTACATTTCTACCTGTGTACTTACTAAAGTGCTAAAATCTGAACCCTTGATAATAATGGTAACAGTTTACAGAAGAGTTTAGTATTTGTAAACAGtatattgtttgaaattgtATCTTTATTTTCTGCTTTAGCATTGTATGCTCTTTCTTTGTCAGGTTGAATGGGGAAACACTGCTGCCTTTGAAGGTctcggttagaattgatcttcagcaacccacacttTGGATGTGGCAGAACCTGAAAATagttctagaatttgtacttgaaAAAGTACAGTCTCAAATaaaacatgttgcatttgacaaaTTTCTAAATGGCAATATCTTGTGAAAGGTTTCAGTTGTATGAACTTCCAGTTTACaattatcagaggggtacacaaaatGATCTAGATTACGAGTTGTCCAACTTCCATTTTGTGGAAATAAAGATCACTGACTGTTTGTGTTGACGAATATGTGCCCAATACAgagagtgtgggtttgaatccctgatGCGGCTTAATCttaaaatcttttaaaatctgTACTTAGCTCAGAATTTGTGATCCCAAACATGTTACAAGAAGAGTAAGATGAGAGCAAAGGCTTTCATGGTTTCTCACTAGCTAGCAGCTTTCACTTCAGGGAATTCAGGTCTAGAAATTGGGTCTGTGACACTCCAGGATAATCGAAAATAGTAGACTACTGCAAGAAACTTTACATTCTGCATGCCCATGGCGGGGGTTTTCAGTTACAATACCTTAGTGGTAAGCATAAATTGTATTTTaccactttttaaatggcattgtgtagttAAAAGATTTCAGATGTGGTAGGTGTTTCAATTTCCCATCACATTGCAAAAAAATCAGCACTGTTGACATGTAAACTTTCGACATCTGTTATATGCTGTAAAAAGATTTTATATTCCAGTGCAgatgaaaatgtaaaaaatgaCAGCTGAAAAAAAGTGTCAAAAAAGACTAAACATGTAAAAGGAATGAAAATTAAAGTATTTCCTGATTTGGCAAGTGCTGGTGCCTAcagtcaattatttacagaccattgatATAGAGCTGCAGGGATGGAAATAATTCTTGAATTGCTAATGTACCCCGGTACAATGGcacttgtaaaatcacttgccctgataatttttccactatactacctgtttttcttgttgattatttaaacaaataacatactTAACAATGTAAAATCCACTGGACACCAGTACTGCATGATATACAAATTGGCTTGCCCGACATAAAAAAACACTAGACTGAGACGTCAGGCAATGGGTTGTTTCCACCCctgagctggaatattgcagagtgcaggcGTTACACAATGTCACACTGCATTTCTGTGAAAAGGTAAATGTTAGTCTATCAATAGTACTACCTGTCTGTCCTCAGGGAAGCTACCATATTATTTATTCCcccaaaagtatgtatttatgttgcAATAGTAGATCAACAAGTTTGAATGAGTTATTGCAACTCGTGCACCCTCCAGcacagaacattatttcaaaaatTTTCCATACTTATGTCCCTTGAAATGCAGTTTATGAATGTCCTATTACACAACTTTGATTGAGGCCAGCTTGGCAAACATCGAGAGTACAGCAGGTGACAGTTTTGCATGTCCAGGGCTATTATTCTCATTGCctatgtttgccataaaaggtgactatgcttgtcgtgagaggcgactaatgggaccgggtggtcagacttgctgacttggttcatacATGGCATTAGTTCCCAATTAAAAcatgcaaacaacaacaaaatataatatactgaTGCTTAAAGACATGAAGCACatcaatatgtatatattgtattacTTAAAGTCAATTTAAACTGTTATGAAATGTAAGCATTCATCCTTAAACAGGAACAGTGGGGAAGCCCAATGGTTAAAACAGTCCCTTTAACTAATGCACAGGTaccattccccacatgtgtgaaacccatttctggtgtaccctgccattatattgctggaattttgctaataCTGGCTTAAAACTGAACTTGGTCATTCACTCATAGCTAAACATGCAGAAACATTGTGAATACACAGTGAATTTTGTGAATTTTTcccttttttttcaatttttatgTGAAAAATTCATCATTTAAATCCAAATCCAGCCATTATGTATTGGATTAGAGAGTGACTTACGATTAGATACACTGATTTCCTTGCAGGTTTTGAAGCCTGTTTTGAATGTCTTTGTAATCTTTCGATATGCTTTTTGCAAGAATGGCAGAATCAAAATTTAATACATTCACTGATTGAAATGATCCAGCTGAAGAAACATTTT
This genomic stretch from Haliotis asinina isolate JCU_RB_2024 chromosome 4, JCU_Hal_asi_v2, whole genome shotgun sequence harbors:
- the LOC137281351 gene encoding galactoside 2-alpha-L-fucosyltransferase Sec1-like is translated as MSVLLPRIQAVCSYCAYVLFRNRLCPILMLWFRRCQKWFYVLLLALILLVVYVMISILTKPRVIPGSIVPSANFEISLVKQPDRPIIMITYWGRLGNHMFEYGTLLGVAKRNGMIPIIPKQIDLLDVFNLPTQQGDLDLLDMHYIYNEEKAAAYFNKTEHLKPYNALLAGYYQSWKYFENVKDELISKHFVYKDEIKKKAKKFLEKVLTLKNKHGAALVGVHVRRGDFVRQTLKGYTAAPLSYFYQAMNYFRKKYGNVLFIVCSNDIFWAEDNLDIGPDVYYSHNPDGNVDLAVLTSCSHMIITAGSYSWWAGYMVPGDVVYFKGFPQPNTKIGNMTVREDYYPPHWIPM